One segment of Natronobacterium texcoconense DNA contains the following:
- a CDS encoding ABC transporter substrate-binding protein, whose translation MTLESSRRRVLAGIAGGGVAGLAGCAESSSRDNDTGFTIGLSSDPTSTDSYDTWGGMAPYWTRVVEPLVWGTDDMQPKPWLATDWTATDDTTWVFELREGVQFHNGDELTADDVVHSFEEDILTDRGDFVHGWLHLEPGSVTKIDDYTVEFENRDPFPGFPGTIAHNMIDIQPPEADRRAGEIIGTGPFTLEEIERGQYVRVERFDDYWGDEPNPSELTFRAAEDATTRTDLLVSGDADVIYDPAKSRVSSLREHDDVRLETQQSSGATSVWINIHRTPTDDTDLRRALNYAISQEEIVETVLEGIGKPADGPISTVVDWAVDSELPTYERDRTTARDLVDQSSYDGEELTCLVDNDMDNGRDLAQILQAEFDEIGVTVDVEILERASLQDRTDSGEFHLELGSTGSNSPAADYLMWENFHTRGIENNDLHEADGTGLYNLGGDVDDLIERGYQTRDPDEKREAYVEAQRKIVDAAVVVPLYYQEDAVAFDATLEGIDLHPIAALVEWHDLARTT comes from the coding sequence ATGACGCTCGAATCCTCTCGTCGACGCGTTCTCGCCGGCATCGCCGGCGGCGGAGTCGCCGGTCTCGCAGGCTGTGCGGAATCCTCCTCCCGGGACAACGACACGGGATTCACGATCGGACTGTCCTCCGACCCGACCTCGACTGACTCCTACGACACGTGGGGTGGAATGGCACCCTACTGGACGCGCGTCGTCGAACCGCTGGTCTGGGGAACCGACGACATGCAGCCGAAACCGTGGCTGGCAACCGACTGGACCGCAACCGACGACACGACGTGGGTGTTCGAACTCCGGGAAGGTGTTCAGTTCCACAACGGCGACGAACTCACCGCCGACGACGTCGTCCACTCCTTCGAGGAGGACATCCTCACCGACCGCGGTGACTTCGTCCACGGCTGGCTACATCTGGAACCCGGCAGCGTCACGAAAATCGACGACTACACGGTCGAGTTCGAAAACCGGGATCCGTTCCCCGGCTTTCCGGGAACGATCGCCCACAACATGATCGACATCCAGCCGCCCGAAGCCGACCGACGGGCGGGCGAGATCATCGGCACCGGGCCATTCACGCTCGAGGAGATCGAACGCGGCCAGTACGTTCGCGTCGAACGCTTCGACGACTACTGGGGTGACGAACCGAATCCCAGCGAACTCACGTTCCGAGCAGCCGAGGACGCGACGACCCGCACGGATCTACTCGTCAGCGGCGACGCCGACGTGATCTACGACCCGGCGAAGAGTCGCGTCTCGTCGCTCCGGGAGCACGACGACGTTCGACTCGAAACCCAACAGTCGTCGGGTGCGACGTCCGTCTGGATCAATATCCATCGAACGCCGACGGACGACACCGACCTCCGCCGAGCACTCAACTACGCCATCTCACAGGAAGAGATCGTCGAAACGGTGCTCGAAGGCATCGGGAAGCCCGCAGATGGCCCGATATCGACCGTCGTCGACTGGGCCGTCGACTCGGAACTACCGACCTACGAGCGCGACCGGACGACCGCCCGCGACCTCGTCGACCAATCGTCCTACGACGGGGAGGAACTGACCTGTCTCGTGGACAACGACATGGACAACGGACGGGACCTTGCCCAGATCCTCCAGGCCGAGTTCGACGAAATCGGCGTCACCGTCGATGTCGAAATCCTCGAGCGAGCGTCGCTCCAGGACCGAACGGACAGCGGCGAGTTCCACCTCGAACTCGGCAGTACCGGTTCGAACAGCCCCGCGGCGGACTACCTCATGTGGGAGAACTTCCACACGAGAGGGATCGAGAACAACGACCTCCACGAGGCCGACGGAACCGGACTGTACAACCTCGGCGGCGACGTCGACGACCTGATCGAGAGGGGGTATCAGACGCGCGACCCGGACGAGAAACGCGAGGCGTACGTCGAGGCGCAGCGAAAGATCGTGGACGCCGCCGTCGTCGTCCCACTGTATTACCAGGAGGACGCCGTCGCGTTCGACGCCACCCTCGAGGGAATCGACCTCCATCCGATCGCCGCCCTCGTCGAGTGGCACGATCTTGCGAGAACGACCTAA